One window from the genome of Pedococcus badiiscoriae encodes:
- a CDS encoding ABC transporter ATP-binding protein codes for MTTATPTTPTRAREGTRIEVRDLTKRFGTFTAVDNLSFTVEPGRITGFLGPNGAGKTTTLRMLLGLVKPSSGTATIGDLAYHDIPQPMAVVGSALEATNFHPGRTGRDHLRILADTAGVGIQKVDEMLELVGIPAAARKRAGGYSMGMRQRLGLAAAMLADPQVLILDEPANGLDPEGIRWLRGFLRHLSAQGKTVLISSHMLQEVEQTVDDVVIINNGKLVKQGAMSDLHGEAHVIVRTTDLDALAGALRVADVTTELQDGALLAQTHDLRLIGDVALRAGLPIYELRQTTTDLEALFFELTEGTNRNLGDGASAGFGQGAAPARDAITGQEGAHA; via the coding sequence ATGACCACGGCGACACCGACGACACCGACGAGAGCGCGAGAGGGCACGCGGATCGAGGTGCGCGACCTGACGAAGCGGTTCGGCACCTTCACGGCTGTCGACAACCTGTCCTTCACCGTCGAGCCGGGCCGGATCACCGGCTTCCTCGGGCCCAACGGCGCGGGCAAGACCACCACCCTGCGCATGCTGCTCGGCCTCGTCAAGCCGTCGAGCGGCACCGCCACGATCGGCGACCTCGCCTACCACGACATCCCCCAGCCCATGGCAGTCGTGGGCTCGGCCCTCGAGGCCACCAACTTCCACCCGGGTCGCACCGGACGCGACCACCTGAGGATCCTGGCCGACACGGCCGGGGTCGGCATCCAGAAGGTCGACGAGATGCTGGAGCTCGTCGGCATCCCGGCTGCCGCCCGCAAGCGTGCCGGCGGCTACTCGATGGGCATGCGCCAGCGACTCGGCCTCGCGGCGGCCATGCTCGCCGACCCGCAGGTGCTCATCCTCGACGAACCGGCGAACGGCCTGGACCCCGAGGGCATCCGGTGGCTGCGCGGGTTCCTGCGCCACCTGTCCGCCCAGGGCAAGACCGTGCTGATCTCCAGCCACATGCTGCAGGAGGTCGAGCAGACGGTCGACGACGTCGTCATCATCAACAACGGCAAGCTGGTCAAGCAGGGCGCCATGTCCGACCTGCACGGCGAAGCCCACGTGATCGTCCGCACCACCGACCTCGACGCCCTCGCCGGAGCACTGCGGGTCGCCGACGTGACCACCGAGCTGCAGGACGGTGCCCTGCTGGCCCAGACCCACGACCTGCGCCTCATCGGCGACGTGGCCCTGCGCGCCGGGCTGCCGATCTACGAGCTCCGCCAGACCACGACCGACCTCGAGGCGCTGTTCTTCGAGCTGACCGAGGGGACCAACCGCAACCTCGGTGACGGAGCCTCGGCCGGCTTCGGACAGGGCGCCGCGCCCGCACGAGATGCCATCACCGGACAGGAAGGGGCGCACGCATGA
- a CDS encoding ABC transporter permease → MTAAIRAEFRKFFTTRMWWGLAIAIFLAGIALAVAFGFIYTLKPDPAEHRPMGTPLQIANSVYTAGLGVGYLLTLTIGVMQIGSEYRHKTITSTFLGTPRRARVMGAKVIALLGIGAIYGLISLAGSVLAGAIVLHARGYAPFPEAGVFRTLALSLLVLGLWALIGLGAGILIPNQVAALLISVGVAWIVEPLAGFGLGFWSWGRDHIVPYLPSQATSAMVSGVSRGGGGQTVHELTWWGGALMLAAYAAVMAGFGSWRTVRSDIS, encoded by the coding sequence ATGACCGCCGCGATCCGCGCCGAGTTCCGCAAGTTCTTCACGACCCGGATGTGGTGGGGGCTGGCGATCGCCATCTTCCTCGCCGGGATCGCCCTCGCGGTCGCGTTCGGCTTCATCTACACACTCAAGCCCGACCCCGCCGAGCACCGCCCCATGGGCACGCCGCTGCAGATCGCGAACAGCGTCTACACCGCCGGCCTGGGCGTCGGCTACCTGCTCACCCTCACCATCGGCGTGATGCAGATCGGGTCCGAGTACCGCCACAAGACGATCACCAGCACGTTCCTCGGCACGCCCCGGCGCGCCAGGGTCATGGGGGCCAAGGTCATCGCCCTGCTCGGCATCGGCGCCATCTACGGCCTCATCTCGCTCGCCGGCTCGGTGCTCGCCGGGGCGATCGTCCTGCACGCCCGGGGCTACGCGCCGTTCCCCGAGGCGGGGGTCTTCCGCACCCTGGCCCTGAGCCTGCTCGTCCTCGGTCTCTGGGCGCTCATCGGCCTGGGCGCAGGCATCCTCATCCCCAACCAGGTCGCGGCGCTGCTGATCTCGGTGGGCGTGGCATGGATCGTCGAGCCGCTGGCCGGTTTCGGCCTCGGCTTCTGGTCCTGGGGTCGCGACCACATCGTCCCCTACCTGCCCAGCCAGGCCACCAGCGCCATGGTGAGCGGGGTGTCCCGCGGCGGCGGCGGACAAACCGTGCACGAGCTCACCTGGTGGGGTGGCGCGCTCATGCTCGCCGCGTACGCCGCGGTGATGGCCGGGTTCGGCTCCTGGCGCACGGTGCGCAGCGACATCAGCTAG
- a CDS encoding multifunctional oxoglutarate decarboxylase/oxoglutarate dehydrogenase thiamine pyrophosphate-binding subunit/dihydrolipoyllysine-residue succinyltransferase subunit — MAAFGPNEWLVDELYEQYKNDKNSVDKAWWSLFEDYQPGTDRPAGDARAVNGSGSNGTAAPAQSAPAAPAAPTAPAASAPAAQPATAAQPAATPTAAPAQSTTSAQTTDKPDALTDKAVADKPEDKEAVTGGEAAAAVKEVPKPREPEAPKQPVPVNQDQVKPLRGASARTVTNMETSLTVPTATSVRAVPAKLLIDNRVVINNHLQRSRGGKVSFTHLIGYALVKALGHMPEMNNGFTEENGKPALVVPGHVNLGLAIDMAKPDGTRQLLVPSIKSAESMDFAHFWTAYEDIVRKARGGKLTVEDFQGTTLTLTNPGTIGTVHSVPRLMAGQGAIIGVGALEYPAEWQGASQETINRNAVSKIITLTSTYDHRIIQGAQSGDFLRIVHQLLLGENGFYDEIFESLRLPYEPVRWVRDISAHHDDDVNKTARVQELIHAYRVRGHLMADTDPLEYRQRRHPDLDVTSHGLTLWDLERDFATGGFGGAPMLRLRKILGILRDSYCRTIGTEYMHIQDPEQRRWLQDKIEVGYAKPGPDEQLRILRRLNAAEAFETFLQTKFVGQKRFSLEGGESVIALLDRILCRAAADSMDEVCIGMPHRGRLNVLANIAGKSYGQIFREFEGKQDPKSVQGSGDVKYHLGTEGEFVAEDGSKTKVYLAANPSHLEAVNPVLEGITRAKQDRLDLAGEDFTVLPLLMHGDAAFAGQGVVAETLNLSQLRGYRTGGTIHVVINNQVGFTTSPSASRSSTYSTDVARMIQAPIFHVNGDDPEACVRVAELAYEFRQEFNKDVVIDMVCYRRRGHNEGDDPSMTQPLMYNLIEAKRSVRKLYTEALIGRGDIGQEEAEAALRDYQQQLERVFVETKAALKEAATTADPSDPTLAGTDAEGHSGLEPPAAQATDRATRSADQTAVPADQLQHIGDAFVNPPPGFTVHPKLLQAMEKRAQSTRQGGIDWATGELLAFGSLLMEGTPVRLAGQDSRRGTFVQRHAVLIDKNTAEEWTPLLYLGEGQARFWVYDSLLSEFAAMGFEYGYSVERPDALVLWEAQFGDFLNGAQTIIDEFISSSEQKWGQRSSVVLLLPHGYEGQGPDHSSARIERFLQMCAEDNMTVAYPSTPASYFHLLRRQAYARPRRPLIVFTPKSMLRLKAASSMPTDFTEGTFRPVLPDRASFDPAGVTRVLLASGKVVYDLEAARDKAEDTSTAILRVEQLAPLPAKEIAAELAKYPGAEVVWVQDEPVNQGAWPFMALNLPQALAQLGETRQLRVVSRKASASPATGSSKRHAEQQAELIAAAFAR; from the coding sequence ATGGCGGCCTTCGGGCCGAACGAGTGGCTCGTGGACGAGCTGTATGAGCAGTACAAGAACGACAAGAACTCCGTCGACAAGGCGTGGTGGTCCCTCTTCGAGGACTACCAGCCCGGCACGGACCGCCCGGCCGGTGACGCCCGTGCCGTGAACGGATCGGGGTCGAACGGGACCGCCGCTCCCGCACAGTCCGCGCCCGCCGCTCCCGCGGCCCCCACCGCTCCCGCTGCGTCCGCGCCGGCCGCCCAGCCTGCTACCGCCGCCCAGCCTGCTGCCACGCCCACCGCCGCGCCCGCCCAGTCCACGACCTCGGCCCAGACGACGGACAAGCCCGACGCCCTCACCGACAAGGCCGTCGCCGACAAGCCCGAGGACAAGGAAGCCGTGACCGGTGGCGAGGCCGCCGCCGCCGTCAAGGAGGTGCCCAAGCCGCGCGAGCCCGAGGCCCCCAAGCAGCCCGTGCCGGTCAACCAGGACCAAGTCAAGCCGCTGCGCGGCGCCAGTGCCCGCACCGTCACCAACATGGAGACGTCGCTGACCGTCCCCACCGCCACGAGCGTCCGCGCGGTGCCGGCCAAGCTGCTCATCGACAACCGGGTCGTCATCAACAACCACCTGCAGCGCTCCCGCGGCGGCAAGGTGTCCTTCACCCACCTGATCGGCTACGCCCTCGTCAAGGCGCTGGGCCACATGCCCGAGATGAACAACGGCTTCACCGAGGAGAACGGCAAGCCGGCCCTGGTCGTCCCGGGCCACGTGAACCTCGGCCTGGCCATCGACATGGCCAAGCCGGACGGCACCCGCCAGCTCCTGGTCCCCTCCATCAAGTCCGCCGAGTCGATGGACTTCGCCCACTTCTGGACCGCCTACGAGGACATCGTCCGCAAGGCCCGCGGCGGCAAGCTCACCGTCGAGGACTTCCAGGGCACCACGCTGACCCTGACCAACCCGGGCACCATCGGCACCGTCCACTCGGTCCCGCGCCTGATGGCGGGGCAGGGAGCGATCATCGGGGTCGGCGCCCTCGAGTACCCGGCCGAGTGGCAGGGGGCGAGCCAGGAGACCATCAACCGCAACGCCGTCTCGAAGATCATCACGCTCACCTCGACCTACGACCACCGCATCATCCAGGGCGCGCAGTCCGGCGACTTCCTGCGGATCGTGCACCAGCTGCTGCTCGGCGAGAACGGCTTCTACGACGAGATCTTCGAGAGCCTGCGGCTGCCGTACGAGCCGGTGCGCTGGGTGCGCGACATCTCGGCCCACCACGACGACGACGTCAACAAGACCGCCCGCGTCCAGGAGCTCATCCACGCCTACCGCGTGCGCGGCCACCTGATGGCCGACACCGACCCCCTCGAGTACCGCCAGCGGCGCCACCCCGACCTCGACGTCACCTCGCACGGGCTGACCCTCTGGGACCTCGAGCGCGACTTCGCGACCGGCGGCTTCGGGGGTGCGCCGATGCTGCGCCTGCGCAAGATCCTCGGCATCCTGCGCGACTCGTACTGCCGCACCATCGGCACCGAGTACATGCACATCCAGGACCCCGAACAGCGCCGCTGGCTCCAGGACAAGATCGAGGTCGGCTACGCCAAGCCCGGCCCCGACGAGCAGCTGCGGATCCTGCGCCGGCTCAACGCCGCCGAGGCGTTCGAGACGTTCCTGCAGACTAAGTTCGTGGGGCAGAAGCGGTTCAGCCTCGAGGGCGGCGAGTCGGTCATCGCGCTGCTCGACCGCATCCTGTGCCGCGCCGCCGCAGACTCGATGGACGAGGTCTGCATCGGTATGCCGCACCGTGGCCGGCTCAACGTGCTCGCCAACATCGCGGGCAAGTCGTACGGCCAGATCTTCCGTGAGTTCGAGGGCAAGCAGGACCCCAAGTCCGTGCAGGGCTCGGGCGACGTGAAGTACCACCTCGGCACCGAGGGCGAGTTCGTCGCCGAGGACGGCAGCAAGACCAAGGTCTACCTCGCCGCCAACCCCTCGCACCTGGAGGCGGTCAACCCGGTCCTCGAGGGCATCACCCGCGCCAAGCAGGACCGGCTCGACCTCGCGGGCGAGGACTTCACCGTGCTGCCCCTGCTGATGCACGGAGACGCGGCCTTCGCGGGCCAGGGTGTCGTCGCCGAGACCCTCAACCTCTCGCAGCTGCGCGGCTACCGCACCGGCGGCACGATCCACGTCGTGATCAACAACCAGGTCGGCTTCACGACCTCGCCGAGCGCCTCCCGGTCGAGCACGTACTCGACCGACGTCGCCCGGATGATCCAGGCGCCGATCTTCCACGTGAACGGCGACGACCCCGAGGCCTGCGTCCGGGTGGCCGAGCTCGCGTACGAGTTCCGGCAGGAGTTCAACAAGGACGTCGTCATCGACATGGTGTGCTACCGGCGCCGCGGTCACAACGAGGGCGACGACCCCTCGATGACCCAGCCGCTGATGTACAACCTCATCGAGGCCAAGCGCTCGGTCCGCAAGCTCTACACCGAGGCCCTGATCGGTCGCGGCGACATCGGGCAGGAGGAGGCCGAGGCAGCGCTGCGCGACTACCAGCAGCAGCTCGAGCGGGTGTTCGTCGAGACCAAGGCCGCGCTCAAGGAGGCCGCGACCACGGCCGACCCGAGCGACCCCACGCTGGCCGGCACCGACGCCGAGGGCCACTCGGGGCTCGAGCCGCCGGCCGCGCAGGCCACCGACAGGGCCACCCGTTCAGCGGACCAGACGGCCGTCCCCGCCGACCAGCTCCAGCACATCGGTGACGCGTTCGTGAACCCGCCGCCCGGCTTCACCGTGCACCCCAAGCTGCTCCAGGCCATGGAGAAGCGCGCACAGTCCACCCGCCAGGGTGGGATCGACTGGGCGACCGGTGAGCTGCTGGCGTTCGGGTCGCTGCTCATGGAGGGCACCCCGGTGCGCCTCGCCGGGCAGGACAGCCGCCGCGGCACCTTCGTCCAGCGCCACGCGGTCCTCATCGACAAGAACACCGCCGAGGAGTGGACTCCGCTGCTGTACCTCGGCGAGGGCCAGGCCCGGTTCTGGGTCTACGACTCGCTGCTGTCCGAGTTCGCGGCGATGGGCTTCGAGTACGGCTACTCCGTCGAACGTCCCGACGCACTCGTCCTGTGGGAGGCGCAGTTCGGCGACTTCCTCAACGGTGCGCAGACGATCATCGACGAGTTCATCTCCTCCTCGGAGCAGAAGTGGGGCCAGCGCTCGTCCGTCGTGCTGCTGCTCCCCCACGGCTACGAGGGCCAGGGTCCCGACCACTCCTCCGCCCGCATCGAGCGTTTCCTGCAGATGTGCGCCGAGGACAACATGACGGTGGCCTACCCCTCGACGCCGGCGAGCTACTTCCACCTGCTGCGGCGCCAGGCCTACGCCCGCCCCCGTCGTCCGCTGATCGTCTTCACCCCGAAGTCGATGCTGCGGCTCAAGGCGGCGAGCAGCATGCCGACCGACTTCACCGAGGGCACCTTCCGGCCGGTGCTGCCGGACCGCGCGTCGTTCGACCCGGCGGGTGTCACCCGCGTCCTGCTCGCCAGCGGCAAGGTCGTCTACGACCTCGAGGCAGCCCGCGACAAGGCCGAGGACACCTCCACGGCCATCCTGCGGGTCGAGCAGCTCGCGCCGCTGCCCGCCAAGGAGATCGCCGCCGAGCTCGCGAAGTACCCCGGTGCCGAGGTCGTGTGGGTCCAGGACGAGCCCGTCAACCAGGGTGCCTGGCCGTTCATGGCGCTCAACCTGCCGCAGGCCCTCGCCCAGCTGGGTGAGACCCGCCAGCTGCGGGTCGTCTCGCGCAAGGCATCCGCCTCACCGGCCACCGGGTCGAGCAAGCGGCACGCCGAGCAGCAGGCCGAGCTGATCGCAGCGGCCTTCGCCCGCTAG
- a CDS encoding DUF6104 family protein — MYFTDRGIEELVARRGEEEVSFEWLADQLRTFVDLNPEFETPVERLATWLARLDDDED; from the coding sequence GTGTACTTCACGGATCGCGGCATCGAGGAGCTGGTCGCTCGCCGAGGGGAAGAAGAGGTCTCCTTCGAGTGGCTGGCCGACCAGCTGCGGACGTTCGTGGACCTGAACCCCGAATTCGAGACCCCCGTCGAGCGGCTGGCCACCTGGCTGGCCCGGCTCGACGACGACGAGGACTGA
- a CDS encoding GDSL-type esterase/lipase family protein has protein sequence MSDPTFTPSAEFQVASDGPRDVGMVFVGASLVAGVGDPKGQGWVSRVVGRTHSADLELTAYNLGVRGDTTGDVLARWKPECAPRWRGRAEKRLVISVGTADAMGGVTLARHRLNLANILDDAASAGIGTFVVSPPPTEDEELNAKLDVLVEAQADVCGRRTVPFVDCFRPLLGHEQWQSDLAASRVAHHPGQAGYGLIAWLVLHNGWYDWLQISPS, from the coding sequence GTGAGCGACCCCACCTTCACCCCGAGCGCCGAGTTCCAGGTCGCCTCCGACGGTCCGCGGGACGTGGGAATGGTCTTCGTCGGCGCCTCGCTCGTGGCCGGCGTCGGCGACCCCAAGGGTCAGGGCTGGGTGTCCCGCGTCGTCGGCCGCACGCACAGCGCCGACCTCGAGCTCACCGCCTACAACCTCGGCGTCCGTGGCGACACGACGGGCGATGTGCTGGCCCGGTGGAAGCCCGAGTGCGCGCCCCGGTGGCGGGGCCGCGCGGAGAAGCGGCTCGTCATCTCGGTGGGCACCGCCGACGCCATGGGTGGCGTCACGCTGGCCCGGCACCGGCTCAACCTCGCCAACATCCTCGACGACGCCGCGAGCGCCGGGATCGGCACGTTCGTCGTGAGCCCGCCGCCGACCGAGGACGAGGAGCTCAACGCCAAGCTCGACGTGCTGGTGGAGGCGCAGGCAGACGTGTGCGGGCGCCGGACCGTGCCGTTCGTCGACTGCTTCCGGCCGCTGCTCGGTCACGAGCAGTGGCAGAGCGACCTGGCAGCGAGCCGCGTCGCGCACCACCCGGGCCAGGCCGGTTACGGTCTCATCGCCTGGTTGGTGCTGCACAACGGCTGGTACGACTGGCTGCAGATCTCGCCCAGCTGA
- a CDS encoding zinc-binding dehydrogenase, whose amino-acid sequence MLAAYAARQSADDPLSGLEVGQRPDPQPREGWTTVTLRTAGLNHHDVWSLRGVGLAADRLPMILGCDGAGVDEEGNEVIVHAVVPSEGWRGDETLDPRRTLLSELHDGTLAQKVAVPTTNLVAKPADLPWTHAACLSTAWLTAYRMLFTNAGLTPGATVLVQGAGGGVATALVQLGSAAGYRMWVTTRDEEKGRLAVGIGADRAFASGERLPDRVDAVMETVGAATWSHSVNSLKPGGTIVISGATSGDAPSKAELTKIFFKQLRVVGSTMGTRTELERLTQFVVQRKIEPVIDTTLPLSRAREGFARMAAGEVFGKVVFTIDADEGSG is encoded by the coding sequence ATGCTCGCTGCCTATGCCGCCCGCCAGTCCGCCGATGACCCGCTGTCCGGTCTGGAGGTGGGGCAGCGGCCGGATCCGCAGCCGCGCGAGGGGTGGACCACGGTCACGCTCAGGACGGCCGGGCTGAACCACCACGACGTCTGGTCGCTGCGGGGCGTCGGGCTGGCGGCCGACCGCCTCCCCATGATCCTGGGCTGCGACGGAGCGGGGGTCGACGAGGAGGGGAACGAGGTCATCGTCCACGCGGTCGTTCCCAGCGAGGGCTGGCGGGGCGACGAGACCCTCGACCCGCGCCGGACGCTGCTCTCGGAGCTGCACGACGGGACGCTCGCGCAGAAGGTTGCCGTCCCGACGACGAACCTCGTGGCGAAGCCCGCGGACCTGCCGTGGACGCACGCCGCCTGCTTGTCGACGGCCTGGCTCACGGCATACCGGATGTTGTTCACCAATGCCGGGCTGACGCCGGGCGCGACCGTGCTGGTCCAGGGGGCCGGCGGCGGTGTGGCCACGGCCCTGGTGCAGCTCGGGTCGGCGGCGGGTTACCGGATGTGGGTGACCACCCGCGACGAGGAGAAGGGCCGGCTCGCGGTGGGGATCGGTGCGGACCGCGCCTTCGCCAGCGGCGAACGGCTGCCCGACCGGGTCGACGCCGTCATGGAGACCGTCGGCGCCGCGACCTGGTCGCACTCGGTCAACTCCCTCAAGCCGGGCGGGACCATCGTCATCTCCGGCGCCACGTCCGGCGACGCCCCGAGCAAGGCCGAGCTGACCAAGATCTTCTTCAAGCAGCTGCGGGTCGTCGGGTCGACGATGGGCACGCGCACCGAGCTCGAACGGCTCACGCAGTTCGTGGTGCAGCGGAAGATCGAGCCGGTCATCGACACGACGCTGCCCCTGAGCCGGGCGCGCGAGGGCTTCGCCAGGATGGCCGCGGGCGAGGTTTTCGGCAAGGTCGTGTTCACCATAGACGCCGATGAGGGCTCCGGCTGA
- a CDS encoding nucleotidyltransferase family protein, which yields MPQSTLTMTEAVLLAHALVARTAEDVGARILFIKGPTAVAVRARPARLSTDVDVLVDPVAFEEVCHAIEDIGWRRRFTQRQISRAADLAFDHSTHFIHTEWPCDLDVHFNFPGFLAADQDVFEALWQRRILVPIAGTKVPAPDFTGQSLVVALHALRDPENHSNTEDLKYLSIRLGGAHPELAQEVGELAAATGSSESAHQFLVSIGAAQSTPEIASDRLAAWQFRQQTSGLSGALWLAELRRTPWAQRPKLALGALLPRREFLAGSHLASDLTRRQVAALHLRRWQRGLRATPAALRSRHLDSGA from the coding sequence GTGCCCCAGTCCACGCTGACCATGACCGAGGCCGTGCTGCTCGCGCACGCCCTCGTGGCCCGGACCGCGGAGGACGTCGGGGCCCGGATCCTCTTCATCAAGGGACCCACCGCGGTAGCTGTCCGTGCCCGACCCGCCAGGCTCTCCACCGACGTCGACGTACTCGTGGATCCCGTCGCCTTCGAGGAGGTGTGTCACGCAATTGAGGACATCGGGTGGAGGCGGCGGTTCACACAAAGGCAAATCTCCCGCGCTGCCGACCTCGCGTTCGACCACTCCACTCATTTCATCCACACTGAGTGGCCGTGCGACCTTGATGTCCACTTCAACTTCCCGGGGTTCCTAGCCGCCGACCAGGACGTGTTCGAAGCGCTGTGGCAGCGGCGCATCTTGGTCCCGATAGCCGGCACGAAGGTCCCGGCCCCTGACTTTACTGGGCAGTCGCTCGTGGTCGCCCTGCACGCCCTGCGCGACCCAGAGAATCACAGCAATACCGAGGACTTGAAGTACCTGTCGATTCGACTGGGCGGTGCCCATCCGGAGCTCGCGCAAGAGGTGGGCGAACTGGCGGCTGCGACAGGCTCGTCCGAGTCAGCACACCAGTTCCTGGTGTCCATAGGTGCGGCGCAGTCAACTCCCGAAATCGCCTCCGATCGACTTGCCGCCTGGCAGTTCCGGCAGCAGACCAGTGGCCTCTCCGGAGCGCTGTGGCTCGCAGAGCTACGCCGCACCCCATGGGCTCAGCGGCCCAAGCTCGCACTGGGGGCCCTGCTGCCTCGACGGGAATTCCTTGCCGGATCACACCTCGCGAGCGACCTCACCCGTCGCCAGGTGGCGGCGCTGCACCTTCGACGGTGGCAGCGCGGGCTCCGTGCCACGCCAGCCGCTTTGAGGTCACGCCACCTCGACAGTGGGGCCTGA
- the rfbD gene encoding dTDP-4-dehydrorhamnose reductase, with amino-acid sequence MTRWLVTGAGGMLGLDMQVALALAGVSDDDVTGLTRSDLDVTDPEATRDAIRGHDVVVNCAAYTRVDDAESHEGQAFSVNALGAANVADACRTVGARLVHVSTDYVFAGEATEPYAEDAPVAPLSAYGRTKAAGEWAVQARCPQAWIVRTAWLYGAGGPNFVKTMARLADTRETVDVVDDQTGQPTWTMDVAGAIMRLVDDAAPFGVWHATSQGETTKYGLAREIFRGLGLDPERVRPTTSDAFPLPAPRPSYSVLGHDAWRMARIPRLPHWQESLATSLHDVVERLESS; translated from the coding sequence ATGACCCGCTGGCTCGTGACGGGCGCGGGCGGGATGCTCGGCCTCGACATGCAGGTGGCCCTGGCACTGGCTGGCGTCTCGGACGACGACGTGACCGGCCTGACGCGCTCCGACCTGGACGTCACCGACCCCGAGGCGACGCGCGATGCCATCCGCGGCCACGACGTGGTGGTGAACTGCGCGGCATACACCCGCGTGGATGACGCGGAGAGCCATGAAGGCCAAGCCTTTTCGGTCAACGCCCTCGGAGCGGCCAACGTCGCCGACGCGTGCCGCACGGTCGGTGCCCGGCTCGTGCACGTCTCGACCGACTACGTCTTCGCCGGCGAGGCGACGGAGCCGTATGCCGAGGACGCGCCTGTCGCGCCGCTGTCCGCCTACGGGCGCACCAAGGCAGCGGGGGAGTGGGCGGTCCAGGCCCGGTGCCCGCAGGCGTGGATAGTGCGGACCGCGTGGCTCTACGGCGCCGGTGGCCCCAACTTCGTCAAGACCATGGCTCGGCTGGCGGACACTCGCGAGACCGTGGATGTCGTCGACGACCAGACCGGACAGCCGACCTGGACCATGGACGTGGCCGGCGCGATCATGCGGCTGGTCGACGACGCCGCGCCGTTCGGCGTGTGGCACGCAACCAGCCAGGGCGAGACGACCAAGTACGGGCTGGCCCGCGAGATCTTCCGAGGTCTGGGGCTGGACCCCGAGCGGGTGCGCCCGACGACGAGCGACGCGTTCCCGCTCCCGGCGCCCCGACCTTCGTACAGCGTCCTGGGTCACGACGCCTGGCGCATGGCCCGCATCCCGCGGCTGCCCCACTGGCAGGAGAGCCTCGCCACGTCCCTGCACGACGTTGTTGAACGACTCGAAAGCAGCTAG
- the rfbA gene encoding glucose-1-phosphate thymidylyltransferase RfbA, with protein MKGIILAGGTGSRLHPITLGISKQLMPVYDKPMVYYPLSTLMMAGISEVLVITTPEDQDQFRRLLGDGSQWGIEITYAGQPRPEGLAQAFVLGADFIGDDSVALVLGDNIFYGTGLGTALKHNTEVVGGTIFAYHVTNPTAYGVVEFDESGRAISIEEKPAVPKSNYAVPGLYFYDNDVVQIARGLTPSARGELEITAVNNAYLERGDLTVTVLERGTAWLDTGTFESLMDASQFVSVVESRQGLKIGCPEEIAWRNGWIDDAQLAAAGASLAKSGYGGYLQRLLDDPGTETP; from the coding sequence ATGAAGGGGATCATCCTGGCAGGGGGGACGGGGTCGCGACTGCACCCCATCACGCTCGGGATCAGCAAGCAGCTCATGCCGGTGTACGACAAGCCGATGGTCTACTACCCGCTCTCGACCTTGATGATGGCCGGGATCAGCGAGGTGCTCGTCATCACGACCCCCGAGGACCAGGACCAGTTCCGGCGGCTGCTCGGGGACGGCAGCCAGTGGGGCATCGAGATCACCTACGCCGGGCAACCCCGCCCTGAGGGACTGGCGCAGGCGTTCGTCCTCGGGGCCGACTTCATCGGTGACGACTCGGTGGCCCTGGTCCTGGGCGACAACATCTTCTACGGGACAGGTCTGGGCACCGCGCTCAAGCACAACACCGAGGTGGTGGGCGGCACGATCTTCGCCTACCACGTGACCAACCCCACGGCGTATGGCGTGGTCGAGTTCGACGAGTCCGGCCGCGCCATCTCGATCGAGGAGAAGCCCGCCGTCCCGAAGTCGAACTACGCCGTTCCTGGCCTGTACTTCTACGACAACGACGTCGTGCAGATCGCCCGAGGCCTGACTCCCAGTGCCAGGGGCGAGCTCGAGATCACCGCCGTCAACAACGCCTATCTCGAACGAGGCGACCTCACCGTGACCGTGCTCGAACGCGGGACGGCCTGGCTCGACACCGGCACGTTCGAGAGCCTCATGGATGCCTCCCAGTTCGTCTCCGTGGTCGAGAGCCGCCAAGGACTCAAGATCGGCTGCCCTGAGGAGATCGCCTGGCGCAACGGCTGGATCGACGACGCCCAGCTCGCCGCCGCGGGCGCTTCGCTCGCCAAGAGCGGCTACGGCGGCTACCTTCAGCGCCTGCTGGACGACCCAGGAACGGAGACCCCCTGA